TACCTAGAGATCTAATCGACACCCAGCAAAAAGGCGCAAATATGCGCCTTTTTCTTTATCGAGAATTTATATTCTAGAGGCTATGCTGCAAAAAACGGCTTGGCGTCTACTTCAAACTGAGTCGGAGCGATGCCTTTGCTGATACTAACAGCGGCATTTTTTAAGTCGACAAACGCCACATCAATAAAGCGACGAAACTTGCGTGAGTAGAAGCACTTCACTTGAGGTTTAAGCGGATCCTTGCCGTTCGATGTCCAAACAATGCCCACCCTGCCATCGCTTAACTCCACCAGAGCACCCACCGGAAAAATGCCGATGCAGTTAATAAACTTGTATACCAATGCTTTGTCGAGATGGTTGGGAGTTAAGCTGAGTAAAATTTTAAACGCTTCTGCAGAGCTCATTCCTTGCTTGTAGCAGCGGTCAGCCGTTAGCGCATCATAGATATCGACAATACAGCTCATGCGGCCATGCAGTGGAATTTGATCTGCTTTGAGACCGTTTGGATAGCCGGTTCCATCCAGCTTTTCGTGATGCATTAAGCACACATCCCGACTGACGTCACTCAAACCTCGAATCGGCTTGATGATCTCTTTGGCGAACACTTGATGGAGCTTCATGTGCTCAAACTCTTCCGCGGTTAATCGAGCAGGTTTGTGCAACACTTTGTCATCTACTTTGGTTTTACCCACGTCGTGGATAATGCCGCCAATCGCCATCTGCTTGAGTGTCTCTTTGGGCAAATTAAGGTGTTTACCAAAGGTCACCAACAGTGTGGCAACATTGACGGAATGTTCGAGCAGATACTCATCCTTGTTCCTCAGCGCCGACACGCACTGCATCGCATCTGAGTCGAGCAGCACAGATTCAATTAGGTCATCGGCGACAGCATCAAGCTCACCAATATCCATTGGCTTGCCATCAAAAGTTTGACTGAGTAGCTTGTGTGCCAATCCCTTGGCCTGCTTGATAATACTCTCGGCTTTCTTCTGCTGCGCGTAACGGCTAATTTTCTGCTTTTTCAGCGGCTCAGTGGGAGCGCTATCTGCAACGGGCTCACTGACTTGCGGCACCGGTTTGAACACCACGCCTTTCACCGACAAATCCTTGTCTACCCACGCGTACTTAATGCCATTTTTGATCAGTTGCTGCACCGCCGATTTGGACGGGACACGTCCTGCGTTGGCTAAATTTACGCGTTGACTATCTTCAATCGCGGTGACAAACATGCCAACGGCGAGAGTTTCTATTGGAATTTTGATCGAGTTATTTGGGTCGAACTGCATTGATACGACGGTCTTAAAATTGTCTATGTAACTACTGCCATGAGTATAGCGACAAACTGGAGCAAAATTGTGATTTGCATCGCCTCGTGTTGCACTCCACTGCTGATAAGATCCTAAATATGAGACCTAGACAACCTATTCCCTCAGCTTATAAAAGGGCTTTTGGTCTAGTGAATACGCATCTAATCTCATTAAATCCTTCTACATCTCCCTCTCGCCGCAATTAAAAGCAAACGTTTGCTTTTTTCTGCATAATCCGTATTATTCACCGCAGTTTTATCTCCTTTCGCTTACTAAGGTTAACTATGTTCGGGACAGCAACAGCACAAGGTGCAACACGAGTTTTATTATTGGGTTCAGGTGAGCTAGGCAAAGAGGTCGCCATTGAATGTCAGCGCCTGGGTTTAGAGGTCATCGCTTGTGATCGCTACGAAAACGCACCCGCGATGCAAGTTGCTCATCGCAGTTACACCTTAGATATGCTCGATGGAGAGGCGCTGCAGGCGATCATAGAACAAGAGAAGCCGCACTACGTCGTCCCAGAGATTGAGGCGATCGCGACGGATAAGTTAGTTGAGTTGGAAGCGCAAGGTTTAAACGTGGTGCCGAGTGCAAAAGCAACCAAGTTAACCATGAACCGTGAAGGTATTCGTCGCCTAGCAGCAGAACAACTTGAACTGAACACATCTCCGTACCGCTTTGCTGATACCTATCAAGAGTTCAGTGCCGCTGTGGAAGCGGTGGGTCTGCCTTGTGTTTGTAAACCAGTGATGAGCTCCTCAGGTAAAGGTCAGAGCATCATCAAATCCGCACAAGATGTGGAGCAAGCTTGGCAATATGCACAGCAAGGCGGACGCACAGGCGAAGGCCGGGTGATCGTTGAAGGCTTTATCGATTTCGACTACGAAATCACTTTGCTGACTGTGCGCGCTGTGGATGGGGTGCATTTCTGTGCGCCGATTGGCCATCGCCAAGAAGACGGCGATTATCGCGAATCTTGGCAGCCTCAAGCGATGTCAGAAGCCGCGCTCGAAGCCGCACAGCAAGCAGCGCAGCAAGTGGTTAATGCGCTGGGTGGTTATGGCATCTTTGGCGTAGAACTGTTTGTGAAAGGCGATCAAGTGATCTTTAACGAGGTCTCCCC
The sequence above is drawn from the Vibrio sinaloensis genome and encodes:
- a CDS encoding HD-GYP domain-containing protein; protein product: MQFDPNNSIKIPIETLAVGMFVTAIEDSQRVNLANAGRVPSKSAVQQLIKNGIKYAWVDKDLSVKGVVFKPVPQVSEPVADSAPTEPLKKQKISRYAQQKKAESIIKQAKGLAHKLLSQTFDGKPMDIGELDAVADDLIESVLLDSDAMQCVSALRNKDEYLLEHSVNVATLLVTFGKHLNLPKETLKQMAIGGIIHDVGKTKVDDKVLHKPARLTAEEFEHMKLHQVFAKEIIKPIRGLSDVSRDVCLMHHEKLDGTGYPNGLKADQIPLHGRMSCIVDIYDALTADRCYKQGMSSAEAFKILLSLTPNHLDKALVYKFINCIGIFPVGALVELSDGRVGIVWTSNGKDPLKPQVKCFYSRKFRRFIDVAFVDLKNAAVSISKGIAPTQFEVDAKPFFAA
- the purT gene encoding formate-dependent phosphoribosylglycinamide formyltransferase, encoding MFGTATAQGATRVLLLGSGELGKEVAIECQRLGLEVIACDRYENAPAMQVAHRSYTLDMLDGEALQAIIEQEKPHYVVPEIEAIATDKLVELEAQGLNVVPSAKATKLTMNREGIRRLAAEQLELNTSPYRFADTYQEFSAAVEAVGLPCVCKPVMSSSGKGQSIIKSAQDVEQAWQYAQQGGRTGEGRVIVEGFIDFDYEITLLTVRAVDGVHFCAPIGHRQEDGDYRESWQPQAMSEAALEAAQQAAQQVVNALGGYGIFGVELFVKGDQVIFNEVSPRPHDTGLVTLMSQDNSEFALHVRAFTGLPINHIAQHGPSASAVILGQGRSNNIQFEGIGQALSIANTQLRLFGKPDIDGRRRLGVAITRRDTVEQAVEDAVTSAAAVKVIY